Proteins encoded together in one Fusobacterium perfoetens ATCC 29250 window:
- the cls gene encoding cardiolipin synthase → MLHILGESLFYINIIFALIVIFFERKRPMYTLLWITLLLLTSYLGFLAYLFFGLKFYKKRKVTKFYSRTFFKELYQTDGYKLKLVEKRNQMINYINNTVGSKVTYYNNVFFYKEGNSFFKDMLEDIKNAKESINMEFFIFSDDEFGKIIYDELEKKSLEGVSVKIIVDGVGTRCLTRARKKSLKKNNIELKVFFPSTFPFIKIGNIRANYRDHRKICIIDSLISYTGGFNIGKEYIGKGKLGSWRDTGARIEGEASIDIEREFYINWSFLQKKHLDYAETDKILRKKINKVHENLKKYDVNGVQLVSSGPNYETRTIRDCYIRMIMEAKRSIYIETPYFVPDDFLLDCLRMALKSGVEVKIIIPFYPDHPFVQWANQNFSIEMLKEGAEVYKYKEGFLHSKLLIIDNEILSFGSANFDYRSLYQNFEMNCIVYDIELIGYLREVFFEDISKSVRLTKDKINNRGKIEKIKEAICRLMSPII, encoded by the coding sequence TCTTTTATTAACTTCATATTTAGGTTTTTTAGCCTATTTATTTTTTGGATTAAAATTTTATAAAAAAAGAAAAGTTACAAAATTTTATTCAAGAACTTTTTTTAAAGAGTTATATCAAACAGATGGATATAAATTAAAACTTGTAGAAAAAAGAAATCAAATGATAAATTATATAAATAATACAGTTGGAAGTAAGGTAACTTATTATAATAATGTTTTTTTTTATAAAGAAGGAAATAGTTTTTTTAAAGATATGTTAGAAGATATAAAAAATGCTAAAGAAAGTATTAATATGGAATTTTTTATTTTTAGTGATGATGAATTTGGAAAAATTATATATGATGAATTAGAAAAAAAATCTCTTGAAGGAGTAAGTGTAAAAATTATAGTAGATGGTGTAGGAACTAGATGTCTAACAAGAGCAAGAAAAAAATCTTTAAAGAAAAATAATATAGAATTGAAAGTATTTTTTCCATCTACTTTTCCTTTTATAAAAATTGGAAATATAAGAGCTAATTATAGAGACCATAGAAAAATATGTATAATAGATAGTCTAATATCATATACAGGTGGATTTAATATAGGAAAAGAATATATAGGAAAGGGAAAATTAGGAAGTTGGAGAGATACTGGAGCTAGAATAGAAGGAGAGGCTTCAATAGATATTGAAAGAGAATTTTATATAAATTGGAGTTTTTTACAAAAAAAACATTTAGATTATGCAGAAACAGATAAAATCCTTAGAAAGAAAATAAACAAAGTTCATGAGAATTTAAAAAAATATGATGTAAATGGGGTACAATTAGTAAGTAGTGGACCGAATTATGAAACAAGAACAATTAGAGATTGTTATATTAGAATGATAATGGAAGCTAAAAGAAGTATCTATATAGAAACTCCATATTTTGTGCCAGATGATTTTCTTTTAGATTGTTTAAGAATGGCTTTAAAATCAGGAGTAGAAGTAAAAATAATTATACCTTTTTATCCAGACCACCCATTTGTACAATGGGCTAATCAGAACTTTTCAATAGAAATGTTAAAAGAGGGAGCAGAAGTATATAAATATAAGGAAGGATTTTTACATAGTAAACTTTTAATAATTGATAATGAAATTCTTTCTTTTGGTAGTGCAAATTTTGATTATAGAAGTCTTTATCAAAATTTTGAAATGAATTGTATAGTTTATGATATAGAATTGATAGGATATTTAAGAGAAGTATTTTTTGAAGATATTTCAAAAAGTGTAAGATTAACTAAAGATAAAATAAATAATAGAGGAAAAATAGAGAAAATAAAAGAAGCAATTTGTAGATTAATGTCCCCAATTATTTAG
- a CDS encoding PHP domain-containing protein, with protein MELQKLNEFFREFYVEKNSKEKVIDLHIHTNYSDGFISCKALEHHLRDKSYLLAITDHNAIGGNIMLRKMGINVIPGIELGCVDGFEMLVYFKTEDDLIYFYKSFVEPNKNKYRMAKTHQDIHYYLRALENFKCYKSIPHIAGLAQKNFLKNKDYIYNVIARVDAIEIHNHALPNFRNLIAEDVQKKYEKELTFGSDAHFMEELIKFSKRINHLEKNNLFREYSSKIKLISWLGRKHLAYGIKGMLEK; from the coding sequence ATGGAATTACAAAAATTAAATGAATTTTTTAGAGAATTTTATGTAGAAAAAAATAGTAAAGAAAAAGTTATAGATTTGCATATACACACTAATTATTCAGATGGATTTATAAGTTGTAAAGCATTAGAACATCATTTAAGAGATAAAAGTTATTTATTAGCAATAACAGATCATAATGCTATTGGTGGAAATATTATGCTTAGAAAAATGGGGATAAATGTAATTCCTGGTATAGAATTAGGTTGTGTTGATGGTTTTGAAATGTTAGTATATTTTAAAACAGAAGATGATTTAATATATTTTTATAAATCTTTTGTTGAACCAAATAAAAATAAATATAGAATGGCAAAAACTCATCAAGATATTCATTATTATTTAAGAGCATTAGAGAATTTTAAATGTTATAAATCTATACCTCATATAGCTGGTCTTGCTCAAAAAAATTTTTTAAAAAATAAGGATTATATTTATAATGTTATTGCTAGAGTTGATGCTATTGAAATACATAATCATGCTCTTCCAAATTTTAGAAATTTAATAGCTGAAGATGTACAAAAGAAATATGAAAAAGAATTAACTTTTGGTAGTGATGCTCATTTTATGGAAGAATTAATAAAATTTTCTAAACGTATAAATCATTTAGAAAAAAATAATTTATTTAGAGAATATTCATCTAAAATAAAATTAATAAGTTGGTTAGGTAGAAAACATTTAGCTTATGGGATAAAAGGAATGTTAGAAAAATAA
- the recO gene encoding DNA repair protein RecO, which translates to MTEFIKVEGIIIKKKDINDSDRLLTVFTNSLGKQNIIYKGINKSKKRDKNASDILSYSKFILYKKGENYIGSNIDLIENFENIKKDMEKIGISLYICFILIEVLRFGERNSKLYDLSLNSLKYINKETEKEKYYLLLVYYLYKILVEEGLNFNLEEGKYFSIKEAYFGKKLKEDSIFLNDFQVNIIQKIYYGKIKELLKEKLKVEDIKSVLELFENYFNYHLEENLNFKRYIWEEKE; encoded by the coding sequence ATGACAGAATTTATAAAGGTAGAAGGAATAATTATTAAAAAGAAAGATATAAATGATTCAGATAGATTACTTACAGTATTCACTAACTCATTAGGAAAACAAAATATTATTTATAAGGGAATAAACAAAAGTAAAAAAAGGGATAAAAATGCTTCAGATATTTTAAGCTATTCTAAATTTATTCTCTATAAAAAAGGTGAAAATTATATTGGGAGTAATATAGACTTAATAGAAAATTTTGAAAATATCAAAAAAGATATGGAAAAAATAGGAATTTCATTATATATATGTTTTATTTTAATAGAAGTTTTAAGATTTGGAGAAAGAAATAGTAAGCTTTATGATTTGTCTTTAAATAGTTTAAAATATATTAATAAGGAAACTGAGAAAGAAAAATACTATTTATTGCTAGTATATTATCTTTATAAAATTTTAGTAGAAGAAGGATTAAATTTTAATTTAGAAGAAGGTAAATATTTTTCTATTAAAGAGGCTTATTTTGGAAAAAAATTAAAAGAGGATAGTATTTTTTTAAATGATTTTCAAGTAAATATAATTCAAAAAATTTATTATGGAAAAATTAAAGAATTATTAAAAGAAAAATTGAAAGTAGAAGATATAAAGAGTGTACTTGAATTATTTGAAAATTATTTTAATTATCATTTGGAAGAAAATTTAAATTTTAAGAGATATATTTGGGAGGAAAAAGAATGA
- a CDS encoding PTS sugar transporter subunit IIA, producing MIDIVRITDYMKEDLIELQLKGKTKDSILDELASLLTKSPNITTDKENIKKALFEREELGSTGIGKGIAIPHAKTENAEHLTIAFGISKEKIDYNAIDEEPVRIFFTFASPLKDNRIYLKVLARISRLIRSENFRTKLLNCKTPTEVIKCISEEEAI from the coding sequence ATGATAGATATAGTTAGAATAACAGACTATATGAAAGAAGATTTAATTGAACTTCAATTAAAAGGGAAAACCAAAGACAGCATATTAGATGAACTAGCAAGTTTATTAACAAAATCACCAAATATTACTACAGATAAAGAAAATATAAAAAAAGCTTTATTTGAAAGAGAAGAGCTTGGTAGTACAGGGATAGGCAAAGGAATAGCTATTCCTCATGCAAAAACTGAAAATGCTGAGCATTTAACAATTGCTTTTGGAATTAGTAAAGAGAAAATAGACTATAATGCTATTGATGAAGAACCTGTAAGAATATTTTTTACTTTTGCTTCCCCTTTAAAAGACAATAGAATATATTTAAAAGTTTTAGCAAGAATTTCAAGATTAATAAGGAGTGAAAATTTTAGAACTAAATTATTAAATTGCAAAACTCCGACAGAAGTAATAAAATGCATCTCAGAAGAAGAAGCTATTTAA
- the nrdR gene encoding transcriptional regulator NrdR, with the protein MKCPFCNSGDTKVVDSREFINGNSIKRRRECLVCKKRFTTYEKIEERALYVIKKDNSREKFDRNKIIRGLTIATSKRNISRDEIEEFVLKIERKLQNSLESEISTKYVGELVMEELKKLDEVAYVRFVSVYKEFKNIKDFIEIIEDIKGNK; encoded by the coding sequence ATGAAATGTCCATTTTGTAATAGTGGTGATACAAAAGTTGTAGATAGTAGGGAATTTATAAATGGAAATTCTATCAAAAGAAGAAGAGAGTGTTTGGTTTGTAAAAAAAGATTTACAACTTATGAAAAAATAGAAGAGAGAGCTCTTTATGTAATAAAAAAAGATAATAGTAGGGAAAAATTTGATAGAAATAAAATAATAAGAGGATTGACTATAGCAACAAGTAAGAGAAATATTAGTAGAGATGAAATAGAAGAATTTGTTTTAAAAATTGAGAGAAAATTACAAAATTCTTTAGAAAGTGAAATTAGTACTAAGTATGTAGGTGAACTTGTAATGGAAGAATTAAAAAAATTAGATGAAGTTGCCTATGTAAGATTTGTATCTGTATATAAAGAATTTAAGAACATAAAGGATTTTATAGAAATAATAGAAGATATTAAAGGAAATAAATAG
- the fmt gene encoding methionyl-tRNA formyltransferase: MRILFMGTPEFAVPSLDVLVKYHEVIGIFTKVDKINKRGKKIEYLPVKQYAIDKNIPIYQPESLKTKEIQNIIKELNPELIVVVAYGKIIPKEIIEIPKYGIINVHSSLLPKFRGAAPINAALIEGEEKSGVTIMYIAEGLDTGDIILSKATEITEEDDFLSLHDRLKEIGAEVLKEAVDLIGKGQNERIPQDEEKATFVKPFKKEDLKIDWNNSKEKIFNFVRGLSPIPCSWTYHEDKILKVYQVKKQDKIYENGEIGEVVDKVKGKGPVVKVKNGSIIITSAKPESKKILSGADLLNGNFVKIGDILK, translated from the coding sequence ATGAGAATCTTATTTATGGGAACTCCAGAATTTGCAGTACCAAGTTTGGATGTTTTAGTAAAGTATCATGAAGTAATAGGAATTTTTACTAAAGTTGATAAAATAAATAAAAGAGGAAAAAAAATAGAATACTTACCTGTAAAACAATATGCAATAGATAAAAATATTCCTATATATCAACCAGAATCTTTAAAAACAAAAGAAATTCAAAATATTATAAAGGAACTAAATCCAGAATTAATTGTAGTAGTGGCTTATGGAAAAATAATTCCAAAAGAGATAATAGAAATTCCTAAATATGGAATTATAAATGTTCATTCTTCTTTACTTCCAAAATTTAGAGGAGCAGCCCCTATAAATGCTGCTTTAATAGAAGGAGAAGAAAAATCAGGAGTAACTATAATGTATATTGCTGAAGGATTAGATACAGGAGATATTATATTATCAAAAGCAACAGAAATTACAGAAGAAGATGACTTTTTATCTTTGCATGATAGATTAAAAGAGATAGGAGCTGAAGTTTTAAAAGAGGCTGTAGATTTAATAGGAAAAGGTCAAAATGAAAGAATACCTCAAGATGAGGAAAAAGCGACTTTTGTAAAACCATTCAAAAAAGAAGATTTAAAAATAGATTGGAATAATTCAAAAGAAAAAATATTTAATTTTGTAAGGGGGCTTAGTCCTATTCCTTGTTCATGGACTTACCATGAAGATAAAATATTAAAAGTATATCAAGTAAAAAAACAAGATAAAATTTATGAAAATGGAGAAATAGGGGAAGTAGTAGATAAAGTAAAAGGAAAAGGACCAGTTGTAAAAGTAAAAAATGGTTCTATAATAATTACAAGTGCAAAACCTGAAAGTAAAAAAATATTATCAGGAGCTGACCTTTTAAATGGTAATTTTGTAAAAATAGGCGATATATTAAAATAG
- the folD gene encoding bifunctional methylenetetrahydrofolate dehydrogenase/methenyltetrahydrofolate cyclohydrolase FolD — protein sequence MTILDGKKHSEEILNDIKNQVEELEKIGKRKPGLAVIIVGENPASKIYVNSKVKACEKVGIYSEKITLPENITQEEILKEIDKLNNSEKIDGILVQLPLPKHLDEEKICNAISTKKDVDGFKAENLGKLVLGKEEGLVPCTPQGIMYLLDTIKDINLYGMNAVVIGRSNIVGKPIASFLINRGATTVVCNSKTKNIEEIIKEADIIIAALGKAKFVTENMVKEGAIVIDVGINRIDGKLYGDVDFENVSKKSSYITPVPGGVGPMTIAMLLNNTIKAYKGKGV from the coding sequence ATGACTATACTAGATGGAAAAAAACACTCAGAAGAAATATTAAATGATATAAAAAATCAAGTTGAAGAGTTAGAAAAAATAGGAAAAAGAAAGCCAGGACTTGCTGTAATAATAGTTGGAGAAAATCCTGCTTCAAAAATATATGTAAATTCAAAAGTAAAAGCTTGTGAAAAAGTTGGGATATATAGTGAAAAAATCACTTTACCAGAAAATATTACACAAGAAGAAATTTTAAAAGAGATAGATAAATTAAATAATAGTGAGAAAATAGACGGTATTTTAGTACAATTACCTTTACCAAAACATTTAGACGAAGAGAAAATTTGTAATGCTATATCTACAAAAAAAGATGTAGATGGCTTTAAGGCAGAAAATTTAGGGAAATTAGTTTTAGGAAAAGAAGAAGGATTAGTTCCTTGTACTCCACAAGGTATTATGTATCTTTTAGACACTATTAAAGACATAAATTTATATGGAATGAATGCTGTAGTTATAGGAAGAAGTAACATAGTTGGAAAACCTATAGCATCTTTTCTTATAAATAGAGGGGCAACAACAGTAGTTTGTAATAGTAAAACTAAAAATATAGAAGAAATTATAAAAGAAGCAGATATTATTATTGCTGCTTTGGGTAAAGCAAAATTTGTAACAGAAAATATGGTAAAAGAGGGTGCTATTGTTATAGATGTAGGAATTAATAGAATAGACGGAAAATTATATGGAGATGTAGATTTTGAAAATGTTTCAAAAAAATCTTCATATATAACTCCTGTACCAGGTGGAGTAGGGCCAATGACTATAGCAATGCTTTTAAATAATACTATAAAAGCTTATAAAGGAAAGGGGGTATAA
- a CDS encoding ACT domain-containing protein: MDEKIKEVQKADKKEYYIVDKRILPSSIKNVLLVNDLVQNEKMSKYEAIKKVGLSRSTYYKYKDYIKPFFEGGQEKVFSIHLALRDEPGILARILDVIASHDMNILTIIQNISIDGIGRATISVQTNQDTLRKVEGVLELISEIDGVKELRIIGSN; the protein is encoded by the coding sequence ATTGATGAAAAAATAAAAGAAGTTCAAAAAGCTGATAAGAAAGAATATTATATAGTTGATAAAAGAATATTACCAAGTTCTATAAAGAATGTACTTTTAGTAAATGATTTAGTACAAAATGAAAAAATGTCAAAATATGAAGCTATAAAAAAAGTAGGGCTTAGTAGAAGTACTTATTATAAATATAAAGATTATATAAAACCATTCTTTGAGGGGGGACAAGAAAAAGTCTTTAGTATTCATTTAGCTTTAAGAGATGAACCAGGGATACTTGCTAGAATTTTAGATGTAATAGCAAGTCATGATATGAATATATTAACAATAATCCAAAATATTTCTATTGATGGTATTGGAAGAGCTACCATATCTGTTCAAACTAATCAAGATACTTTAAGAAAAGTTGAGGGAGTATTAGAATTAATAAGTGAAATAGATGGAGTAAAAGAATTAAGAATAATAGGAAGTAATTAA
- the accB gene encoding acetyl-CoA carboxylase biotin carboxyl carrier protein — translation MENISLELIEMLAKKMNERELNEITLEKGDEKITLKKEIKYITKEVINDKPISKEKKGNVVSTKTSEEKAKGNIVIAPMSGTFYRSPAPGEPHFVQEGDEVNSGDVVCIIEAMKMMNDVICKYSGKVVKILVENGEIVQKGDKLFVIE, via the coding sequence ATGGAAAATATAAGTTTAGAATTAATAGAAATGTTGGCAAAAAAAATGAATGAAAGAGAATTAAATGAAATTACTTTAGAAAAAGGTGATGAAAAAATTACTTTAAAAAAAGAAATAAAATATATAACTAAAGAAGTTATAAATGATAAACCAATTTCTAAAGAAAAAAAGGGAAATGTTGTTTCAACAAAAACTTCTGAAGAAAAAGCAAAAGGAAATATAGTAATAGCTCCAATGTCAGGAACATTTTATAGATCACCAGCTCCTGGAGAGCCTCATTTCGTACAAGAAGGAGATGAAGTAAATAGTGGTGATGTTGTATGTATTATAGAGGCTATGAAAATGATGAATGATGTAATTTGTAAGTATTCAGGAAAAGTAGTAAAAATTTTAGTAGAAAATGGAGAGATTGTACAAAAAGGAGATAAACTTTTTGTTATAGAATAG
- a CDS encoding hemolysin family protein has product MDTYRDLILLAILIMLSGFFSASETALTAFSSIYLEDIVEKSPKKGELLKRWLKKPTDILTALLLGNNIVNIFSTSLATALITKFLTNRGTESQGRAVLISTLVMTLVILIFGEITPKIIAKNHSTLISKKVIVPIHIMTKVFKPFIIILTSISKLLSRLMGIEIKDNAVTITEQDIISYVNVGKAEGVIENEEKDMIESIVTFGDTLAREVMTPRTAVYAFDGEERVEDILDKVIEKGFSRIPVYNEGIDDIIGILYAKDLLVAMKEGKKDSKVKEFVRKAFFIPETKSVLSILEDFKKDHVHMAIVVDEYGGTVGVVTIEDVIEEIFGDIRDEYDLNEKDTIKQISENTYEVDGMIDVEELNKELNINLPESDDYDSLGGLILNELNEIAKKDDIIKIENIELKVLEVDKVRISKVLLHIGGKEEEC; this is encoded by the coding sequence TTGGACACGTATCGGGATTTGATTTTATTAGCAATTTTAATTATGTTATCAGGTTTTTTTTCTGCTTCAGAAACAGCTTTAACAGCTTTTTCTAGTATTTATTTAGAAGATATTGTTGAAAAAAGCCCTAAAAAAGGGGAGTTATTAAAAAGGTGGTTAAAAAAACCAACAGATATTTTAACTGCATTATTATTAGGGAATAATATAGTAAATATTTTTTCAACATCATTAGCAACAGCTTTAATAACTAAATTTTTAACTAATAGAGGAACAGAATCACAAGGAAGAGCAGTTTTAATTTCTACATTAGTAATGACTTTAGTTATATTAATATTTGGAGAAATAACTCCAAAAATAATAGCTAAAAATCATTCTACTTTAATTTCTAAAAAAGTTATTGTTCCAATACATATAATGACAAAAGTATTTAAGCCTTTTATTATTATATTAACTTCAATTTCTAAACTTTTAAGTAGATTAATGGGAATTGAAATAAAAGATAATGCAGTAACAATAACTGAACAAGATATTATTTCATATGTAAATGTTGGAAAAGCTGAAGGTGTAATAGAAAACGAAGAAAAAGATATGATAGAATCAATTGTAACTTTTGGAGATACTTTAGCAAGAGAAGTTATGACACCTCGGACAGCTGTTTATGCTTTTGATGGTGAAGAAAGAGTAGAAGATATATTAGATAAAGTTATAGAAAAAGGATTTTCAAGAATACCTGTTTATAATGAAGGAATAGATGATATTATAGGTATTTTATATGCTAAAGATTTATTAGTAGCTATGAAAGAAGGAAAGAAAGATTCAAAGGTTAAAGAATTTGTCAGAAAAGCTTTTTTTATTCCAGAAACAAAATCTGTTTTGAGTATACTTGAAGATTTCAAAAAAGACCATGTTCATATGGCTATAGTTGTAGATGAATATGGAGGAACAGTTGGAGTAGTTACTATAGAAGATGTGATAGAAGAAATTTTTGGTGATATAAGAGATGAGTATGATTTAAATGAAAAAGATACAATAAAACAAATATCAGAAAATACATATGAAGTGGACGGAATGATAGATGTAGAAGAATTAAATAAAGAGTTGAATATAAATCTTCCAGAATCTGATGATTATGACAGTTTAGGTGGTCTTATTTTAAATGAATTAAATGAAATTGCCAAAAAAGATGATATTATAAAAATAGAAAATATAGAATTAAAAGTTTTAGAAGTAGATAAAGTAAGAATTTCTAAAGTATTATTACATATAGGAGGAAAGGAAGAGGAATGTTAA
- a CDS encoding DUF502 domain-containing protein, protein MLKVIRTYFYAGMIVLLPIFFTIYIINWLINIVIGLTLDSFMVSIINNIIKTLGVEQNDRIVLVIYLVYLLMILVFILLIGLITKNIVGKRLKKRMDDLICKLPIIKQVYSTMLQIVALVSSNKNSGYKKVVSVEYPKKGIYSIGFLTAEKNEAITKCYGKEVYNVFIPTSPNPTSGMFICVPIEDVHELDMSVEDGVKLIVSGGVIAPGIEYDLDENDDEK, encoded by the coding sequence ATGTTAAAAGTTATAAGAACCTATTTTTATGCTGGAATGATAGTACTATTGCCTATATTTTTTACTATATATATTATAAATTGGCTTATAAATATAGTAATAGGATTAACTTTAGATTCTTTTATGGTATCAATTATAAATAATATTATTAAAACTTTAGGAGTAGAACAAAATGATAGAATAGTTTTAGTGATATATTTGGTATATTTATTAATGATTTTAGTTTTTATACTTTTAATTGGATTAATAACAAAAAATATAGTAGGAAAAAGACTAAAAAAGAGAATGGATGATTTAATTTGTAAACTTCCTATAATAAAACAAGTCTATTCTACAATGTTGCAAATAGTTGCATTAGTATCATCAAATAAAAATTCAGGATATAAAAAAGTTGTTTCAGTAGAATATCCTAAAAAGGGAATATATAGTATTGGATTTTTAACTGCTGAAAAAAATGAAGCAATTACTAAATGTTATGGAAAAGAAGTTTATAATGTTTTTATTCCAACATCACCAAATCCTACTTCTGGAATGTTTATTTGTGTACCAATAGAAGATGTACATGAATTAGATATGAGTGTAGAAGATGGTGTAAAATTAATTGTTTCTGGAGGAGTTATAGCTCCAGGGATAGAATATGATTTGGACGAAAATGATGATGAGAAATAA
- a CDS encoding tetratricopeptide repeat protein: MIWTKMMMRNKIICILTLITLGCSSYNKRENINNNLEKPEYVLLKGINLKQKGEYSEALVIFEEILKEDSKNKVLLEEIAESYIKLGDYKKAVFYYEEAMRYSERDVRLIKNLAYTYYLDKNYKKSLEYLEKLYEKENDIETKKLKVFLLTKNNFEISKEYFKEIENQIESFDIDFYNMYIKFLDENNLDKEIQNILNSFPERFYSDSKAMDFYFQLKYKYSNNYNELEKELKKYIVINNNREIGDNIYILLGEIEYKLKNYNESKNILKFVSKDGKQDKKYLELIRSLNNENRL; encoded by the coding sequence ATGATTTGGACGAAAATGATGATGAGAAATAAAATTATTTGTATATTAACTTTAATTACTTTAGGGTGTAGTTCATATAATAAAAGAGAAAATATAAATAATAATCTAGAAAAACCTGAGTATGTTCTCTTAAAAGGGATAAATTTAAAACAAAAAGGAGAGTATTCAGAAGCTTTAGTAATTTTTGAAGAAATTTTAAAAGAAGATTCTAAGAATAAAGTTCTTTTAGAAGAAATAGCAGAATCATACATAAAATTGGGAGATTATAAAAAAGCTGTATTTTATTATGAAGAAGCTATGAGATACAGTGAGAGGGATGTTAGATTAATAAAAAATTTAGCATATACTTATTATTTAGATAAAAATTATAAAAAATCTTTAGAATATTTAGAAAAGCTATATGAAAAAGAAAATGATATAGAAACTAAAAAATTAAAAGTTTTTCTTTTGACAAAAAATAATTTTGAGATTTCAAAAGAATACTTTAAGGAAATAGAAAATCAAATAGAAAGTTTTGATATCGATTTTTATAATATGTATATAAAATTTTTGGATGAAAATAATTTAGATAAGGAAATCCAAAATATATTAAATAGTTTTCCAGAAAGATTTTATTCAGATTCAAAAGCTATGGATTTTTATTTTCAATTAAAATATAAATATTCTAATAATTATAATGAACTTGAAAAAGAATTAAAAAAATATATAGTTATAAATAATAATAGAGAAATTGGAGATAATATTTATATCTTATTAGGGGAGATAGAATATAAATTAAAAAATTATAATGAATCAAAAAATATTCTTAAGTTTGTTTCTAAAGATGGGAAACAAGATAAGAAATATTTAGAGCTAATAAGGAGTTTAAATAATGAAAATAGATTATAA
- a CDS encoding adenine phosphoribosyltransferase, which yields MDYKKYVTAIENFPIEGVTFRDITSFIQNGEAFKNAIEEFSDFAKKKKADIIVGPESRGFMFGCPVAFNLGIGFVPVRKPGKLPREVISFDYDLEYGKNTLEMHRDAIKKGQKVIIIDDLLATGGTTLATIKLVEELGGEVVGICYLIELKEEFNSRKKLEGYDVFTLIEY from the coding sequence ATAGATTATAAAAAATATGTTACAGCTATAGAAAATTTTCCAATAGAGGGAGTTACTTTTAGAGACATAACATCATTTATACAAAATGGAGAAGCTTTTAAAAATGCAATAGAGGAATTTTCTGATTTTGCAAAAAAAAAGAAAGCTGATATAATAGTTGGACCAGAGTCAAGAGGATTTATGTTTGGATGCCCAGTAGCTTTTAATTTGGGAATAGGTTTTGTACCTGTAAGAAAACCTGGAAAATTACCAAGAGAAGTTATTTCTTTTGATTATGATTTAGAGTATGGAAAAAATACTTTAGAAATGCATAGAGATGCTATAAAAAAAGGACAAAAAGTTATAATAATAGATGACTTATTAGCAACAGGAGGAACTACATTAGCTACTATAAAATTAGTGGAAGAATTAGGTGGAGAAGTAGTTGGAATTTGTTATTTGATAGAATTAAAAGAAGAATTTAATAGTAGAAAAAAATTAGAGGGATATGATGTATTTACTTTAATAGAATACTAA